One genomic window of Micropterus dolomieu isolate WLL.071019.BEF.003 ecotype Adirondacks linkage group LG14, ASM2129224v1, whole genome shotgun sequence includes the following:
- the LOC123982694 gene encoding glucagon receptor-like isoform X1 — MNRTQDIIALICLLFLRLPKFEMASGKVLEETYRKWVQYKEDCVKMIENEPPLQVGLFCNRTFDRYACWPDTPADSGVNISCPFYLPWYDKVSQGVVRRRCGSDGLWERENSGQVWRDKTQCEEEKEVTSQELWIKQLMVSFRMLYTVGYSLSLFALITALVILLSLRKLHCTRNLIHANLFLSLILRAVSVIVKDTMLERHWGREIIKQTDVREMLSHQAAIGCRVAQVMMQYCVLANHYWFFGEAIHLYSVLIASVFIDNNKYLPYICLGWGTPLVFVAPWVVMKLLKENKECWAVNENMNYWWIIRFPILFASLINFLIFIKILKVILSKLRDRNQSGYPDYKLRLAKATLTLIPLFGIHEIVFIFATDEQTTGILRYVKVFFTLFLNSFQGFLVAVLYCYANKEVRTELKRKLRSWRIESETVCCGQ, encoded by the exons ATGAACAGGACACAAGACATTATTGCTTTGATCTGCTTGCTGTTCCTTAGATTGCCAAAG TTTGAGATGGCCAGCGGGAAAGTCTTAGAGGAGACTTATCGGAAGTGGGTCCAGTATAAAGAAGACTGTGTCAAAATGATAGAGAATGAGCCACCCCTTCAAG TGGGCTTGTTCTGCAACCGGACATTTGACAGATACGCCTGCTGGCCAGATACTCCTGCCGACTCTGGGGTCAATATCTCATGCCCTTTCTACCTGCCCTGGTATGACAAAG TTTCCCAGGGTGTTGTGCGTCGGCGGTGTGGCTCTGACGGCCTctgggagagagagaacagcGGGCAGGTGTGGAGAGACAAGACTCAGtgtgaagaggaaaaagaagtcACATCACAGGAG CTGTGGATCAAACAACTGATGGTGAGCTTTAGGATGTTGTACACTGTCGGATATTCCTTGTCCCTCTTTGCGCTCATAACAGCTCTTGTCATTCTCCTGAGCTTAAG GAAACTGCATTGCACCAGGAACCTCATTCATGCTAACCTCTTCCTGTCCCTCATCCTGCGAGCTGTATCTGTCATTGTTAAGGACACCATGCTGGAACGCCACTGGGGACGAGAAATCATCAAACAGACCGATGTGAGAGAGATGCTCAGTCACCAG GCTGCCATTGGCTGCAGGGTAGCACAGGTGATGATGCAGTACTGTGTCCTGGCCAATCACTATTGGTTCTTTGGAGAGGCTATTCATTTGTACTCTGTGCTTATTGCCTCAGTGTTCATCGATAACAACAAATACTTACCTTACATCTGTCTTGGCTGGG GAACTCCACTTGTATTTGTGGCTCCCTGGGTCGTGATGAAGTtattgaaagaaaacaaaga GTGTTGGGCTGTCAATGAGAACATGAACTACTGGTGGATCATTCGTTTCCCAATTCTTTTTGCTTCACTA ATCAACTTTCTAATTTTCATAAAGATCCTGAAGGTCATACTTTCCAAATTACGAGACCGCAACCAGAGTGGATATCCTGATTACAAACTTCG GCTTGCCAAGGCAACCCTTACCCTCATCCCTCTCTTTGGGATTCATGAGATTGTGTTCATCTTTGCTACAGATGAGCAAACAACAGGCATTCTGCGCTACGTTAAGGTTTTCTTCACCCTTTTTCTCAATTCATTTCAG GGCTTTCTGGTGGCTGTGCTCTATTGCTATGCCAATAAAGAG GTGAGGACAGAGCTGAAGAGGAAATTACGCAGCTGGAGGATAGAGAGTGAGACTGTATGCTGTGGACAATGA
- the LOC123982694 gene encoding glucagon receptor-like isoform X2, which produces MSLQFEMASGKVLEETYRKWVQYKEDCVKMIENEPPLQVGLFCNRTFDRYACWPDTPADSGVNISCPFYLPWYDKVSQGVVRRRCGSDGLWERENSGQVWRDKTQCEEEKEVTSQELWIKQLMVSFRMLYTVGYSLSLFALITALVILLSLRKLHCTRNLIHANLFLSLILRAVSVIVKDTMLERHWGREIIKQTDVREMLSHQAAIGCRVAQVMMQYCVLANHYWFFGEAIHLYSVLIASVFIDNNKYLPYICLGWGTPLVFVAPWVVMKLLKENKECWAVNENMNYWWIIRFPILFASLINFLIFIKILKVILSKLRDRNQSGYPDYKLRLAKATLTLIPLFGIHEIVFIFATDEQTTGILRYVKVFFTLFLNSFQGFLVAVLYCYANKEVRTELKRKLRSWRIESETVCCGQ; this is translated from the exons ATGTCCTTACAGTTTGAGATGGCCAGCGGGAAAGTCTTAGAGGAGACTTATCGGAAGTGGGTCCAGTATAAAGAAGACTGTGTCAAAATGATAGAGAATGAGCCACCCCTTCAAG TGGGCTTGTTCTGCAACCGGACATTTGACAGATACGCCTGCTGGCCAGATACTCCTGCCGACTCTGGGGTCAATATCTCATGCCCTTTCTACCTGCCCTGGTATGACAAAG TTTCCCAGGGTGTTGTGCGTCGGCGGTGTGGCTCTGACGGCCTctgggagagagagaacagcGGGCAGGTGTGGAGAGACAAGACTCAGtgtgaagaggaaaaagaagtcACATCACAGGAG CTGTGGATCAAACAACTGATGGTGAGCTTTAGGATGTTGTACACTGTCGGATATTCCTTGTCCCTCTTTGCGCTCATAACAGCTCTTGTCATTCTCCTGAGCTTAAG GAAACTGCATTGCACCAGGAACCTCATTCATGCTAACCTCTTCCTGTCCCTCATCCTGCGAGCTGTATCTGTCATTGTTAAGGACACCATGCTGGAACGCCACTGGGGACGAGAAATCATCAAACAGACCGATGTGAGAGAGATGCTCAGTCACCAG GCTGCCATTGGCTGCAGGGTAGCACAGGTGATGATGCAGTACTGTGTCCTGGCCAATCACTATTGGTTCTTTGGAGAGGCTATTCATTTGTACTCTGTGCTTATTGCCTCAGTGTTCATCGATAACAACAAATACTTACCTTACATCTGTCTTGGCTGGG GAACTCCACTTGTATTTGTGGCTCCCTGGGTCGTGATGAAGTtattgaaagaaaacaaaga GTGTTGGGCTGTCAATGAGAACATGAACTACTGGTGGATCATTCGTTTCCCAATTCTTTTTGCTTCACTA ATCAACTTTCTAATTTTCATAAAGATCCTGAAGGTCATACTTTCCAAATTACGAGACCGCAACCAGAGTGGATATCCTGATTACAAACTTCG GCTTGCCAAGGCAACCCTTACCCTCATCCCTCTCTTTGGGATTCATGAGATTGTGTTCATCTTTGCTACAGATGAGCAAACAACAGGCATTCTGCGCTACGTTAAGGTTTTCTTCACCCTTTTTCTCAATTCATTTCAG GGCTTTCTGGTGGCTGTGCTCTATTGCTATGCCAATAAAGAG GTGAGGACAGAGCTGAAGAGGAAATTACGCAGCTGGAGGATAGAGAGTGAGACTGTATGCTGTGGACAATGA
- the LOC123982694 gene encoding glucagon receptor-like isoform X4 translates to MSHPFKWACSATGHLTDTPAGQILLPTLGSISHALSTCPGMTKFPRVLCVGGVALTASGRERTAGRCGETRLSVKRKKKSHHRRKLHCTRNLIHANLFLSLILRAVSVIVKDTMLERHWGREIIKQTDVREMLSHQAAIGCRVAQVMMQYCVLANHYWFFGEAIHLYSVLIASVFIDNNKYLPYICLGWGTPLVFVAPWVVMKLLKENKECWAVNENMNYWWIIRFPILFASLINFLIFIKILKVILSKLRDRNQSGYPDYKLRLAKATLTLIPLFGIHEIVFIFATDEQTTGILRYVKVFFTLFLNSFQGFLVAVLYCYANKEVRTELKRKLRSWRIESETVCCGQ, encoded by the exons ATGAGCCACCCCTTCAAG TGGGCTTGTTCTGCAACCGGACATTTGACAGATACGCCTGCTGGCCAGATACTCCTGCCGACTCTGGGGTCAATATCTCATGCCCTTTCTACCTGCCCTGGTATGACAAAG TTTCCCAGGGTGTTGTGCGTCGGCGGTGTGGCTCTGACGGCCTctgggagagagagaacagcGGGCAGGTGTGGAGAGACAAGACTCAGtgtgaagaggaaaaagaagtcACATCACAGGAG GAAACTGCATTGCACCAGGAACCTCATTCATGCTAACCTCTTCCTGTCCCTCATCCTGCGAGCTGTATCTGTCATTGTTAAGGACACCATGCTGGAACGCCACTGGGGACGAGAAATCATCAAACAGACCGATGTGAGAGAGATGCTCAGTCACCAG GCTGCCATTGGCTGCAGGGTAGCACAGGTGATGATGCAGTACTGTGTCCTGGCCAATCACTATTGGTTCTTTGGAGAGGCTATTCATTTGTACTCTGTGCTTATTGCCTCAGTGTTCATCGATAACAACAAATACTTACCTTACATCTGTCTTGGCTGGG GAACTCCACTTGTATTTGTGGCTCCCTGGGTCGTGATGAAGTtattgaaagaaaacaaaga GTGTTGGGCTGTCAATGAGAACATGAACTACTGGTGGATCATTCGTTTCCCAATTCTTTTTGCTTCACTA ATCAACTTTCTAATTTTCATAAAGATCCTGAAGGTCATACTTTCCAAATTACGAGACCGCAACCAGAGTGGATATCCTGATTACAAACTTCG GCTTGCCAAGGCAACCCTTACCCTCATCCCTCTCTTTGGGATTCATGAGATTGTGTTCATCTTTGCTACAGATGAGCAAACAACAGGCATTCTGCGCTACGTTAAGGTTTTCTTCACCCTTTTTCTCAATTCATTTCAG GGCTTTCTGGTGGCTGTGCTCTATTGCTATGCCAATAAAGAG GTGAGGACAGAGCTGAAGAGGAAATTACGCAGCTGGAGGATAGAGAGTGAGACTGTATGCTGTGGACAATGA
- the LOC123982694 gene encoding glucagon receptor-like isoform X3, giving the protein MNRTQDIIALICLLFLRLPKFEMASGKVLEETYRKWVQYKEDCVKMIENEPPLQVGLFCNRTFDRYACWPDTPADSGVNISCPFYLPWYDKVSQGVVRRRCGSDGLWERENSGQVWRDKTQCEEEKEVTSQELWIKQLMVSFRMLYTVGYSLSLFALITALVILLSLRKLHCTRNLIHANLFLSLILRAVSVIVKDTMLERHWGREIIKQTDVREMLSHQAAIGCRVAQVMMQYCVLANHYWFFGEAIHLYSVLIASVFIDNNKYLPYICLGWGTPLVFVAPWVVMKLLKENKECWAVNENMNYWWIIRFPILFASLINFLIFIKILKVILSKLRDRNQSGYPDYKLRLAKATLTLIPLFGIHEIVFIFATDEQTTGILRYVKVFFTLFLNSFQDSPCRAFWWLCSIAMPIKR; this is encoded by the exons ATGAACAGGACACAAGACATTATTGCTTTGATCTGCTTGCTGTTCCTTAGATTGCCAAAG TTTGAGATGGCCAGCGGGAAAGTCTTAGAGGAGACTTATCGGAAGTGGGTCCAGTATAAAGAAGACTGTGTCAAAATGATAGAGAATGAGCCACCCCTTCAAG TGGGCTTGTTCTGCAACCGGACATTTGACAGATACGCCTGCTGGCCAGATACTCCTGCCGACTCTGGGGTCAATATCTCATGCCCTTTCTACCTGCCCTGGTATGACAAAG TTTCCCAGGGTGTTGTGCGTCGGCGGTGTGGCTCTGACGGCCTctgggagagagagaacagcGGGCAGGTGTGGAGAGACAAGACTCAGtgtgaagaggaaaaagaagtcACATCACAGGAG CTGTGGATCAAACAACTGATGGTGAGCTTTAGGATGTTGTACACTGTCGGATATTCCTTGTCCCTCTTTGCGCTCATAACAGCTCTTGTCATTCTCCTGAGCTTAAG GAAACTGCATTGCACCAGGAACCTCATTCATGCTAACCTCTTCCTGTCCCTCATCCTGCGAGCTGTATCTGTCATTGTTAAGGACACCATGCTGGAACGCCACTGGGGACGAGAAATCATCAAACAGACCGATGTGAGAGAGATGCTCAGTCACCAG GCTGCCATTGGCTGCAGGGTAGCACAGGTGATGATGCAGTACTGTGTCCTGGCCAATCACTATTGGTTCTTTGGAGAGGCTATTCATTTGTACTCTGTGCTTATTGCCTCAGTGTTCATCGATAACAACAAATACTTACCTTACATCTGTCTTGGCTGGG GAACTCCACTTGTATTTGTGGCTCCCTGGGTCGTGATGAAGTtattgaaagaaaacaaaga GTGTTGGGCTGTCAATGAGAACATGAACTACTGGTGGATCATTCGTTTCCCAATTCTTTTTGCTTCACTA ATCAACTTTCTAATTTTCATAAAGATCCTGAAGGTCATACTTTCCAAATTACGAGACCGCAACCAGAGTGGATATCCTGATTACAAACTTCG GCTTGCCAAGGCAACCCTTACCCTCATCCCTCTCTTTGGGATTCATGAGATTGTGTTCATCTTTGCTACAGATGAGCAAACAACAGGCATTCTGCGCTACGTTAAGGTTTTCTTCACCCTTTTTCTCAATTCATTTCAG GATTCTCCCTGCAGGGCTTTCTGGTGGCTGTGCTCTATTGCTATGCCAATAAAGAG GTGA